GCGACGGGGGACTTCAGTATGGAGATTTAACGATTATACCTGGCTCAGAGCTTGAAATATATGATGAATTCTGTAAAGGCCCCATTCATGTTCTTTGCTTCTTTCCGACCCTTTCAGCTATGAAGGTTTTCTCAGCCTGGCTATCGGGACATTTAAAGAATATAACATTAAGCTCACAGAGAATTTATGCCTCAGGCAGAATTCTTCAGAAAAAAGTGAAGGAACTGGATGGGCTTTTTATACCTGCCCATGTTTTTACCCCATTTAAAAGTTTATTCGGGAAAGGGGTGGAGCGGTCGCTGTCAGAAGTGTTTGATCCTGGCTTAATTGATGCAATAGAGCTGGGGCTCAGTGCAGATACTATGATGGCTGATCAAATAGCTGAACTACACAGATATACCTTTTTAACCAACTCAGATGCCCATTCACTAAAAAAAATTGCAAGAGAATATCAAATCCTTGAAATGGAGTCACCAACATTTGCTGGCCTGAAAAAGGCTTTGGCTGAAAAAGAAAAATGCAAGGTGAAAGCCAATTTCGGGCTCGATCCGCTGCTTGGAAAATACCATCAGACTGTTTGCTCTGAATGTTTTGCCCCATTTGATGGAGCAAAGGGCATATGCAGAAATTGCGGTAACCACAAATTTATCAAAGGCGTGGCTGACCGGATCTCTGAACTAAAATCATCTGGAGAATTGCTCGTTGAACGGCCTCCCTATATTCATCAAGTGCCGCTTGAGTTCATTCCAGGGTTAGGCCCGAAAATGCTGGAGAAGCTGCTGAATCATTTCGGCACTGAAATGGCCATTCTTCACGATGTTCCTTTATCAGAAATAAGCAAAGTAATCCCTGAGAAAACAGCCAGGCTTATTGAGAAAGCCCGAGGAGGAACATTAAACCTCAAGGCAGGGGGCGGGGGCAAGTACGGCAAAATTATGGATATCTAAAAAACATAGAGCCCATCAGGCTCTATGTTTTTTAGATACTTTAGCATAAATGCATGTATCCCTAAGCTCTTTTCCATCTGCGCTCAGACTGTCATTGATTAGTACCCCTTCAAGCGTGTATCCCAGCCTTTCGGGAATCCTTCGGCTGTTTATGTTTTTCGGATCACATCTAATTTCCACTCTGTTCGCTTGAAAATGCTCAAAGGCAAATTTCGTCAAACCTTCGGCAGCTTCAGTAATATATCCTTTTTTCTGAAACCTCGAATCTCCCCAATAACCTATTTCGAATTTGCGGACATCCCAATCAATACGATGCAGGCCAGTGGAGCCAATAAAGACATCGTCTTCTTTCCTATAAATATGGATACGGAAATCTTCCCTAAGGATAAACTTGGCATAAGATTTGCGGATGCCAGCTTCAGTTTCTTCCACTGATTGTTCATTCTGTGCAAAAGGAAGCCATTTTCTTAGCTCAGCAGCTGAAACTAATATAGCTTCATGCACTGTTTTCCCATCTCCGGGCAAGGCAGGTCTCATATATAGCCTTTCGGTTTCAATCCTCTCTGGAAACTCATTTAAAATCGAATCCATTTTCTCATTCCCCTCTATGACAATTTAAATAATTTTGAAAATTATAGCGGAAATAACTGAAGTATTCAAGACTTTTTTTCCATTGGGGAGTAACCAATTCTTTGTCATACAAATCTGGGACAGGCATAGAATTTAATATCCAATCTGTTTTGTTTTAGGAGGAAGAGCAATGAAGAAAAAATGTACCAGAACGCTGCAGCAGCCCACTTTCGCGAACATTCCTCAATCTATTTATTTGTTGTTGTATTATTCCTGATGGGTGTCATTTTTGGGGCTATCGTTGTGAATAGCTTAAGCTTTACACAAAAGGAAGATTTATTTTATTATCTGTCGCAGTTTTTTGGCCAGGTATCAGATGGACATGTTGCAGCAGCAGATGAATTATTCAAACAGAGCTTTTTTCATAATACAAAATTTATAGGACTGATGTGGATTTTGGGAATCTCCATAATTGGACTGCCTGTCATTCTGATTCTTCTATTTATGAAAGGGATGGTGGTTGGCTTTACAGTTGGTTTTCTCGTTAACCAAATGGGATGGGAAGGGTTTTTGCTTTCCTTTGTATCGGTCCTTCCCCAGAATCTGATCATTATACCTATATTTATTCTCGCTGCAGCACTGGCTGTTTCTTTCTCTTTAAAAATGATAAGAAGACAATTTATGAAAAAAGTCGGTCAGCCCATGATGCCTCTTTTTGGAAGGTATATGGTTGCTTTTGCAGTAGCCATTCTGTTTCTAATTGCTGCAGCCGGAGTGGAGGCGTTTATCTCGCCTGTCTTAATGAAGTCTGTTGTCAACTCAATCCAATCCTAACATATGAATGAATGTAATGGCAGAGCTACCAGCTCTGTCTTTTGTTTGTGCAGGAAAAGGGATAGAAACAAAGAAGATAGGGTACATATAAAGAGGTTTAAATATGTTTTGAATCATATTATAATAATTATTATATGAAAGTAATTTTTATCTGTTATTTATAATTATTTTATTTTGAATGTGATCTCATTTCTGTTATAATGAGAATGTTAGTGGCGAGGGAGGGACTTTCGGTATGGAAAGCAGAATTGAAAGAATAAAAAAACAGTTGCATTCATCCAGCTATAAACTAACACCACAGCGAGAGGCAACAGTTCGCGTCCTGTTAGAACACGAAGAGGATCATTTAAGTGCGGAAGATGTCTACCTCCTAGTAAAAGAGAAATCGCCTGAGATAGGCTTGGCAACTGTATATAGAACACTTGAATTGCTGACTGAACTAAAAATTGTCGATAAAATTAACTTTGGTGATGGAGTTTCCCGTTATGACCTGCGTCAGGAAGGGGCAGCCCATTTTCACCACCATTTAGTCTGTATTGAGTGCGGAGCTGTTGATGAAATTCAGGAAGATTTGCTTGAAGACGTAGAGGAAGTGGTTGAACGCCGCTGGAACTTTAAAATAAAGGATCACCGCCTTACGTTTCATGGCATCTGCTACCGCTGCCAGGATAAACAGACAGACAACGAAACCGAAACAGAAGAAAACTAATATTTATTGACAAAGCTTATTCTTACATTAGAATGGGCTTTTTATTTTGATCTATTTTCACAAAGTTTGCTGTTTTCGAATGGATAAAAATATTTTTTACCGCAAAGTTGATCTTCGCTGTGGGCACTTGATCCTCGAAAATGCTATCGCATTTCCTTCGTGCGGTTGTTCATTCAAGGAGGTTTATTCAATGTTCTGCGGGAGGAGAGGGAAGGGAGAGACGCGAAGCCGAGGAGGCTCTCATTCCTCCCCGCGGGAAAGCTGGAGTGCCCCGTGCTGAAATCAACGGGCTTCTTTCAGAAAAACAACAATCCATAAGAGCCTGGTTATAAAAGTAAATCCCCAATAACAAACAAAAAGGAAGAGTGCCCTGAAGAAACGCCAATTATGCAGATTCAGGTATAATTCTTGTCCAAAATGGCATACCTTTTAATAATAGAAAGCATTTGAATCTTTGCTTATTAAAAGTGATGGAGGACCAAACAATGAAATCCTGGCTGAGTATGGCTTTTCAGACCATTAAAGTGTTTGTCATTTTTACTGGATGCACAATCCTTTTTTATTATGGTATTATGTGGTTAAACGAAGAATACCAGGATTATCACCGCTATGACGAACCACAGGGAGCGGCTGTTAAGGTGTCGGCGAGCGGTACAGATGAAGATAGGAGCTTGCTGGACCGGTTAATTCTTTTCTATTTAAATGGGGAGTAATGCAATCATATGGATGATCAGTTAAGGGACTTTATTCATTATTTACTTGTAGAAAAAGGCCTGGCCAAAAATACAATTGTATCTTATGAAAGAGATTTGAAAAGTTATCTGAAATATCTCAAGTCTGAAGAGAAGATTTCAAGCCTTGAGAGTGTGCAGCGGACACAGATTGTCCAATTTCTCGGCTTTTTAAAAAAACAGGGCAAATCCTCAAAAACCTTGGCCCGGCATATAGCCTCCATAAGGGCCTTTCACCAATTTCTGCTCCGCGAAAAAGCAGTTGGCCATGACCCTTCGGTCCATATAGAAACACCGCAAATGGAACGTTCGCTTCCAAAAGTATTAAATATGCAGGAAGTGGAAACTTTATTGGATTTTCCAGAGATAAAGGATCACTTTGGTTTGCGCGATAAAGCCATGCTTGAACTTTTATATGCTACAGGCATTCGCGTAAGTGAGCTGATTGGCCTGAACATAGGTGATGTCCATTTAACGATGGGCTTTGTAAGATGTATAGGCAAAGGAAACAAGGAGCGGATTGTGCCTATTGGCAAAACAGCCTCAGAAGCGCTGGAAAAATATTTAAATGAAGGAAGAGGAAAGTTTGCTCCAAAAAAGCATAAAGATGAAGCGTTATTTTTAAATCATCACGGCAAACGTCTTTCAAGACAGGGATTTTGGAAAATATTGAAGCGGCTGGCTCAGGAGGCAGGGATCGAGAAGGAACTTACTCCGCATACGCTGAGGCATTCATTTGCTACTCATCTGCTTGAAAATGGTGCGGATTTGCGGGCAGTCCAGGAAATGCTTGGACATGCCGATATTTCCACCACGCAAATTTATACGCATGTAACCAAAACTCGCCTTAAAGATGTGTACAGCCAATATCATCCCCGTGCTTAAACCATTAATTAACTAAGTAAATATAAATGTCATAAAGCTGCCATGAAAAATAGGCAGCTTTTTCTTGTCTTTTTACCTGTTTATTATGTAAAATATAGATGTCAGACTTCTGACGAATGAAAGGGCTATCTATATATTTATTTAACTGAAAGAATTACCTTTTTTACTGTCCAGGTCCATCGCCTGCCTCCTTGAGGTGTGTGGGCAGACAAGGCGTTCCGCTTTTCTTTCAGCAAGAGAATCAGTGTTAAATAAACCTAAAAAGGGTACTATACGAATATGATTTTTGTAACCGTATTCAAATAATTAGGAGGTTTACATATGTCTGCATATACATATAAGCGCGTTTTTTTAATCGTCATGGACTCAGTAGGAATTGGAGAAGCGCCTGATGCCGATAAGTTCGGTGATAAAGGCGCTGATACGATTGGCCACATTGCAGAAAAAATGAATGGCCTGAAGATGCCGAATATGGGCAAACTCGGGCTTAGTAATATCAATGAAATCAAAGGAATCGAAAAAGCAGAGAAGCCAATGGCATTTTACACTAAAATGCAGGAAGCATCTAACGGAAAAGACACAATGACTGGACATTGGGAGATCATGGGCTTGAATATCCAAACCCCTTTCGGGTATTTCCAGACGGGTTCCCGCAGGAATTGATTTCTGAACTTGAAGCCCGTACCGGGAGAAAAATAATCGGCAATAAACCGGCGAGCGGAACGGAAATTCTAGTTGAACTCGGGGAAGAGCATATGAAAACCGGCGCTTTGATTGTTTATACATCAGCCGATTCAGTACTGCAGATCGCGGCACATGAAGATATAATACCAATCGAAGAACAGTATGAAATCTGTAAGATTGCACGCGAACTGACGCTGGATGAAAAATATATGGTCGGCAGAGTGATTGCCAGACCATTCATTGGCGAGCCGGGAAATTTCCAAAGAACATCCAATAGACATGATTATGCGTTAAAGCCTTTTGACCGCACGGTAATGAACGAAATGGCAGACATTGGCCTCGATGTATTGGCAATCGGCAAAATTTCCGACATTTTTGATGGCGAAGGGGTAACGGAAGCCATTCGTACAACTTCAAATATGGACGGAATGGATAAGCTGATTGAAACATTTGAAAAAGAGTTTACGGGCCTGAGCTTTTTGAATCTTGTTGACTTTGATGCATTATTTGGGCATAGACGTGATCCGGAAGGCTATGGAAAAGCACTTGAAGAATTTGATGAGCGCCTGCCTGAAGTATTTGAAAAAATGCAGGACGGCGACCTATTAATGATCACTGCGGACCATGGTAATGACCCGGTCCACCATGGCACAGATCATACACGTGAATATGTTCCTCTTCTTGTTTACTCAAAAGACATGGAGGAAGGGCAAGAGCTTCCAATTAGCGAAACCTTTGCAGATATTGGAGCAACAATTGCTGATAACTTTAATGTAAAGATGCCGGCTTTTGGCAAAAGCTTTTAAATCAATTGAAATAACGAATAAAAAAGCAGATGAGGAGAATGACGATGAATTATAGCAAAATTCAAAATGCGGCTGAATTTCTTAAAAATAAGTATACTGGACAGCCAAAGATTGGGCTGATATTAGGGTCAGGACTTGGAGTGCTGGCAGACGAAATTGAAGAACCGGTTAAAATCCCTTATAACGAAATCCCTGATTTTCCTGTATCAACAGTAGAGGGCCATGCAGGACAACTGGTATTCGGACGTTTGAACGGCATTGAAGTGGTTGCTATGCAAGGCCGTTTCCATTATTACGAAGGATACTCATTTGATAAAGTAACCTTTCCGGTAAGAGTTATGAACGAAATGGGTGTTGAGAAGCTTATTGTTACGAATGCAGCAGGCGGAGTGAATGAAGCCTATTCACCTGGTGATCTCATGCTTATTTCAGACCATATCAACAATATGGGCAGCAATCCGCTTATTGGTCCCAATGATTCCCGCATGGGTCCGCGTTTTCCGGATATGTCAGAAGCATATTCCAAAGAATTGAGAAAGCTTGCCAGAGATATAGCCGATAAGCTAGACCTGAAGATTCAGGAAGGAGTTTATGTCGGCAATACAGGGCCAACTTATGAAACACCTGCAGAAATTCGCATGCTGAGAACAATGGGCGGAGATGCAGTCGGCATGTCAACTGTTCCAGAAGTCATTGTGGCACAGCATTCAGGAATGAATGTTCTTGGAATCTCCTGTATCTCAAATATGGCTGCAGGTATCCTGGATCAGCCGCTGAACCACGAAGAAGTAATCGAAACAACTGAGAAAGTCAAAGCCGATTTCCTTCGTTATGTGAAAGCAATTGTTAAGGAACTTGGTGTATAAGATTTTTTAAGGCATGTTGATTCTGAGGCTATGCGGCTAACTTAGTTTAATTACTAAGTTGGTTGGAGCGGAGGGCACTTGACTCCTGCTCAGAGGAGGCTCTCGTTCCTCCCTGCGGGAAGCAAGTGTCCCGTGCTGCAATCAACGGGCTGCTTATTGAACAAAAACAACAATCCGATTAGATTAGAGCCATAAGAAAAGAATAAATGAAAGCAGTGGTGTTTGATGATGAGAATGGTGGATCTTATTGAAAAGAAAAGGGATGGACTTGAGTTAACAACAGAAGAAATTCAGTTTGTCATTAAAGGATATACAGACGGATCAATCCCGGATTATCAGGTAAGTGCTTTAACAATGGCTATCTTTTTCCAGGGAATGACAGAGAGCGAAAGAGCCGACTTGACTATGGCGATGGTAGAATCCGGTGATCAAATCGACTTATCGAAAATAGAAGGCATTAAAGTAGATAAACATTCAACTGGCGGTGTTGGCGATACAACAACACTGGTCCTGGGGCCGCTTGTAGCGGCAGTGGGTGTTCCGGTTGCGAAGATGTCAGGCAGGGGACTCGGACATACAGGCGGAACAATCGACAAACTTGAGTCTGTAGTAGGTTTCCATGTGGAAATTGAAAATGATGAATTTATAAAGCTTGTTAATCAAAATAAAATTGCAGTAATTGGACAGAGCGGAAACTTAACACCAGCTGACAAAAAGTTGTATGCACTGCGCGATGTTACAGCTACAGTCGACAGCATTCCTCTAATTGCAAGTTCGATTATGAGCAAGAAAATCGCTGCAGGTGCTGACGCCATTGTCCTTGATGTTAAAACAGGCGCTGGCGCATTTATGAAGACACTTGATGATTCACGTGAATTAGCGAAAGCGATGGTTCGAATCGGAAATAATGTTGGCAGAAACACAATGGCAGTTATCTCCGATATGAGCCAGCCGCTGGGCTATGCAATTGGAAATGCCCTTGAAGTAAAAGAAGCGATCGATACATTAAAAGGCGAAGGTCCTGAAGATTTGACAGAACTTTGCCTGACCTTGGGCAGCCATATGGTTTTCTTGGCGAAAAAAGCGAATTCATTGAAGGAAGCGCGTGAGAAGCTTGAAAATGTTATTAAAGACGGTTCCGCTTTAGACACATTCAAAGTATTCTTAAGCTCTCAGGGCGGAGATGCTTCCGTTGTTGATGATCCGCAAAAATTGCCTCAGGCAAAATATACATTTGAATTAGAAGCTAAGCAGGATGGCTATGTTTCTGAGATTGCAGCGGATGAAATCGGAACAGCAGCCATGCTTTTAGGAGCAGGAAGAGCAACCAAGGAATCCGAAATCGATCTTGCTGTCGGCCTTATGTTAAGAAAGAAAATCGGCGACCAGGTACAGAAGGGCGAATCTCTCGTAACCATCTACAGCAACTTCGAAAATGTAGAAGAAGTAAGAAATATGCTTTATGAAAACATTGCTATGTCGACTGAAAAAGTACCGGCTCCAGTATTGATTCATGAAGAAATAACTGAATAATATAGCAGCAAAAAGCCGCCAGGACTTCATGTCTGGCGGCTTTTTGCTGTGGTGCTGTTTCTCTTATTTTCTTTTTAGTCAGCCAGAACTGTATAAATTTTCTTTGAATGGAAAAAATGGAGGCTATAAAGAATGGAGGTATTGTGTGATGAAACGACTCGTCTCATTGATGTTAATAACATTATTAATGGCAACAATCTTTGTTCCTTCAGGATTTGCAAGAGAAAGCAGTGCAGATTTAGCGGATAATGTGAAATCCGCAATTCTTATCGAACGTGATACCGGATCGATATTGTATGAAAAAAATAGCGGTGAACAGCTGCCGCCTGCGAGTATGACTAAAGTAATGACAATGCTTCTAATCATGGAAGCTATAGATGAAGGAAAGCTGTCATGGGATGAGAAAATCCGGACAAGCGAGTATGCGGCATCAATGGGCGGCTCGCAAATTTTCCTTGAGCCAGGTGAAGAAATGACCACAAAGCAAATGCTGCAGGGAATCGCTATTGGTTCAGGAAATGATGCGTCCGTTGCAATGGCTGAGAGAATTGCTGGTTCAGAAGAAGCTTTCGTTGAAATGATGAATAATAAGGCAAAGGAATTAGGCCTTAAGAACA
This window of the Cytobacillus pseudoceanisediminis genome carries:
- a CDS encoding endonuclease Q family protein, yielding MKRFFTDLHIHIGRTFTGKPVKITGAKSLTFTNIIRHARNEKGLDIIGIIDCHSPEVILEIEDLAQKGLVTEHSDGGLQYGDLTIIPGSELEIYDEFCKGPIHVLCFFPTLSAMKVFSAWLSGHLKNITLSSQRIYASGRILQKKVKELDGLFIPAHVFTPFKSLFGKGVERSLSEVFDPGLIDAIELGLSADTMMADQIAELHRYTFLTNSDAHSLKKIAREYQILEMESPTFAGLKKALAEKEKCKVKANFGLDPLLGKYHQTVCSECFAPFDGAKGICRNCGNHKFIKGVADRISELKSSGELLVERPPYIHQVPLEFIPGLGPKMLEKLLNHFGTEMAILHDVPLSEISKVIPEKTARLIEKARGGTLNLKAGGGGKYGKIMDI
- a CDS encoding GNAT family N-acetyltransferase, which translates into the protein MDSILNEFPERIETERLYMRPALPGDGKTVHEAILVSAAELRKWLPFAQNEQSVEETEAGIRKSYAKFILREDFRIHIYRKEDDVFIGSTGLHRIDWDVRKFEIGYWGDSRFQKKGYITEAAEGLTKFAFEHFQANRVEIRCDPKNINSRRIPERLGYTLEGVLINDSLSADGKELRDTCIYAKVSKKHRA
- the spoIIM gene encoding stage II sporulation protein M, whose amino-acid sequence is MYQNAAAAHFREHSSIYLFVVVLFLMGVIFGAIVVNSLSFTQKEDLFYYLSQFFGQVSDGHVAAADELFKQSFFHNTKFIGLMWILGISIIGLPVILILLFMKGMVVGFTVGFLVNQMGWEGFLLSFVSVLPQNLIIIPIFILAAALAVSFSLKMIRRQFMKKVGQPMMPLFGRYMVAFAVAILFLIAAAGVEAFISPVLMKSVVNSIQS
- the fur gene encoding ferric iron uptake transcriptional regulator; protein product: MESRIERIKKQLHSSSYKLTPQREATVRVLLEHEEDHLSAEDVYLLVKEKSPEIGLATVYRTLELLTELKIVDKINFGDGVSRYDLRQEGAAHFHHHLVCIECGAVDEIQEDLLEDVEEVVERRWNFKIKDHRLTFHGICYRCQDKQTDNETETEEN
- a CDS encoding YqzK family protein is translated as MKSWLSMAFQTIKVFVIFTGCTILFYYGIMWLNEEYQDYHRYDEPQGAAVKVSASGTDEDRSLLDRLILFYLNGE
- the xerD gene encoding site-specific tyrosine recombinase XerD encodes the protein MDDQLRDFIHYLLVEKGLAKNTIVSYERDLKSYLKYLKSEEKISSLESVQRTQIVQFLGFLKKQGKSSKTLARHIASIRAFHQFLLREKAVGHDPSVHIETPQMERSLPKVLNMQEVETLLDFPEIKDHFGLRDKAMLELLYATGIRVSELIGLNIGDVHLTMGFVRCIGKGNKERIVPIGKTASEALEKYLNEGRGKFAPKKHKDEALFLNHHGKRLSRQGFWKILKRLAQEAGIEKELTPHTLRHSFATHLLENGADLRAVQEMLGHADISTTQIYTHVTKTRLKDVYSQYHPRA
- a CDS encoding purine-nucleoside phosphorylase; the encoded protein is MNYSKIQNAAEFLKNKYTGQPKIGLILGSGLGVLADEIEEPVKIPYNEIPDFPVSTVEGHAGQLVFGRLNGIEVVAMQGRFHYYEGYSFDKVTFPVRVMNEMGVEKLIVTNAAGGVNEAYSPGDLMLISDHINNMGSNPLIGPNDSRMGPRFPDMSEAYSKELRKLARDIADKLDLKIQEGVYVGNTGPTYETPAEIRMLRTMGGDAVGMSTVPEVIVAQHSGMNVLGISCISNMAAGILDQPLNHEEVIETTEKVKADFLRYVKAIVKELGV
- a CDS encoding pyrimidine-nucleoside phosphorylase is translated as MRMVDLIEKKRDGLELTTEEIQFVIKGYTDGSIPDYQVSALTMAIFFQGMTESERADLTMAMVESGDQIDLSKIEGIKVDKHSTGGVGDTTTLVLGPLVAAVGVPVAKMSGRGLGHTGGTIDKLESVVGFHVEIENDEFIKLVNQNKIAVIGQSGNLTPADKKLYALRDVTATVDSIPLIASSIMSKKIAAGADAIVLDVKTGAGAFMKTLDDSRELAKAMVRIGNNVGRNTMAVISDMSQPLGYAIGNALEVKEAIDTLKGEGPEDLTELCLTLGSHMVFLAKKANSLKEAREKLENVIKDGSALDTFKVFLSSQGGDASVVDDPQKLPQAKYTFELEAKQDGYVSEIAADEIGTAAMLLGAGRATKESEIDLAVGLMLRKKIGDQVQKGESLVTIYSNFENVEEVRNMLYENIAMSTEKVPAPVLIHEEITE